The following proteins are co-located in the Phycisphaerae bacterium genome:
- a CDS encoding phospho-sugar mutase, protein MDPAIQSAVDRWLADPAIAPIDQQEVRDLLARGDAGELADRFYRDLEFGTGGLRGIMGAGLNRMNPYTVGAAAQGLANYIAKGGEAARRGGVAIAYDCRRMSDAFARRVAEVMAGNGIRAYLFEALRPTPELSFAVRHLKCTSGVVVTASHNPPAYNGFKAYWSDGGQVVPPHDAAIIEEVRRVGGFSNVRAMPLAEAKSQGLVNLIGHEIDEAFLEKVQQSTLAPDLCQTQGKQLKIVFSALHGTGSTLVPEALRRRGFVNVSEVAEQARPDGEFPTVKSPNPEEGAALAMAIDLARRESADLVIASDPDADRVGIAVRDATGNYPLVTGNQIAAILTYYLCEQLTRSGRFPNRGVVLSTIVSSDLMKTIARSYGAEVVETLTGFKWIAAKIGEFERDGSGRRFIFGAEESYGYMPCDYVRDKDAVTSAAFLAEAAAFAASQGQTLLTLLDSLFAKFGFHQEGAKSFTMPGQDGATRIAALMDGLRRSPPRTMGGRPVQTWADIQTGEVRELATGIVVGRYELPASDVIMLTLDDKTKVIARPSGTEPKIKFYILAKEPGDDLATARMGASIKIEAISHELSMIAGEA, encoded by the coding sequence ATGGATCCCGCCATTCAATCCGCCGTCGATCGCTGGCTTGCGGACCCCGCGATCGCGCCGATCGATCAACAAGAGGTGCGCGACCTGTTGGCGCGCGGCGATGCCGGGGAATTGGCGGATCGGTTTTACCGTGATCTGGAGTTCGGAACGGGCGGGTTGCGCGGGATTATGGGAGCGGGCTTGAACCGAATGAACCCGTACACCGTGGGGGCGGCCGCACAGGGGTTGGCAAACTACATCGCAAAGGGAGGGGAAGCGGCCAGGCGGGGCGGCGTGGCGATTGCGTACGACTGCCGGCGGATGAGCGACGCCTTTGCGCGGCGCGTGGCCGAGGTGATGGCGGGCAACGGGATTCGTGCGTACCTCTTCGAGGCGCTGCGACCGACGCCGGAGTTGTCGTTCGCCGTGCGACATCTGAAATGCACGTCGGGCGTGGTGGTGACGGCGAGCCACAACCCGCCGGCGTACAACGGGTTCAAGGCGTATTGGAGTGATGGGGGGCAGGTCGTCCCGCCGCACGATGCGGCGATCATTGAGGAAGTGCGGCGGGTCGGTGGATTCTCGAATGTCCGGGCGATGCCGCTGGCCGAGGCGAAGTCGCAAGGGCTCGTCAATCTGATTGGCCACGAGATCGACGAGGCGTTTCTGGAAAAGGTCCAGCAATCCACGCTGGCCCCCGACCTATGCCAGACGCAGGGCAAACAGCTCAAGATCGTCTTCAGCGCGCTGCACGGGACGGGCTCGACACTGGTCCCCGAGGCCCTCCGCAGACGCGGATTCGTCAATGTCAGCGAAGTCGCCGAGCAAGCCCGGCCCGATGGCGAGTTCCCCACGGTGAAATCGCCGAACCCGGAGGAGGGGGCGGCGCTGGCCATGGCGATCGATCTGGCGCGGCGGGAGTCGGCGGATCTGGTCATCGCGAGCGACCCAGACGCCGACCGCGTGGGGATCGCGGTGCGCGACGCGACGGGAAATTATCCGCTGGTGACCGGAAACCAGATTGCGGCGATTTTGACGTACTACCTGTGCGAGCAGCTCACGCGGAGCGGCCGGTTTCCCAATCGCGGTGTCGTGCTCAGCACTATCGTGAGCAGCGACTTGATGAAGACGATCGCGCGATCGTACGGGGCGGAAGTGGTCGAGACGCTGACGGGGTTCAAGTGGATCGCGGCGAAGATTGGCGAGTTTGAGCGTGACGGGTCGGGGCGACGGTTCATCTTCGGAGCGGAGGAGAGCTACGGGTACATGCCGTGCGACTACGTCCGCGACAAGGACGCGGTGACGAGCGCGGCATTTCTGGCGGAGGCGGCGGCGTTTGCGGCCAGCCAGGGGCAGACTCTGCTTACGCTATTGGATTCGCTCTTCGCGAAATTCGGCTTCCACCAGGAAGGGGCCAAGAGTTTCACGATGCCGGGCCAGGACGGCGCGACGCGGATCGCGGCGCTGATGGATGGTCTGCGCCGCTCGCCCCCGCGGACGATGGGCGGCCGGCCCGTCCAGACGTGGGCGGATATCCAGACGGGTGAGGTGCGCGAACTGGCGACCGGCATAGTCGTCGGACGATACGAGTTGCCGGCGAGCGATGTCATCATGCTGACGCTCGACGATAAGACGAAGGTGATCGCTCGGCCGAGCGGGACGGAGCCCAAGATCAAATTCTACATCTTGGCGAAAGAGCCGGGGGATGATCTGGCGACGGCTCGAATGGGGGCTTCGATAAAAATCGAGGCGATCTCCCACGAGTTGTCAATGATCGCGGGCGAGGCCTGA
- a CDS encoding HNH endonuclease signature motif containing protein → MSHVPADLHRAVIERSAGRCEYCRLAQLGQEATFHVDHVIPISAGGRTQLDNLAWACVSCSLRKAARQSAMDPQTGEAAPLFNPRVDEWSDHFRWDGPRAIGLTPIGRATIVALQMNRPLILAIRAEETKLGRHPTD, encoded by the coding sequence ATGTCGCATGTTCCTGCGGACTTGCACAGGGCTGTGATAGAGCGATCCGCCGGTCGATGCGAGTATTGTCGACTCGCTCAGCTCGGACAAGAAGCTACGTTTCACGTCGACCATGTGATACCGATTTCCGCGGGGGGACGGACCCAACTTGATAATCTTGCCTGGGCGTGCGTTTCCTGTTCATTGCGGAAAGCTGCACGTCAAAGCGCGATGGACCCCCAAACCGGTGAAGCGGCGCCGCTCTTCAACCCTCGCGTTGACGAATGGTCGGATCACTTTCGCTGGGATGGGCCGCGAGCCATTGGCCTGACACCGATAGGGCGCGCGACGATCGTTGCCCTGCAAATGAATAGACCGTTGATCTTGGCGATTCGTGCTGAGGAAACGAAGCTCGGCCGCCATCCAACGGATTGA